The genome window TATAGATAAGGTTGAAAGAATTATTAAACCGGAAGATAGATTAAAAGGTCTTAGAGAAACTTATATTCCAATAATAAATGAAAAAATAGATAGCGGGGAAGATTTAGATTATAAAGAAGAATTGATGAGTAAATTAATTGATCTTTCAGATTTTTTCCATTATGTAGCTGGAATCGATTATAATGATCTTGGAATATCTGGCTCTATTCTACCAGGTCTTCAAAAAGAAGGAACATCTGATTTGGATTTTGTTGTTTATGGACTTAAAAATCATAGAAATGCAATAAAAGCATATAAAGAAAAGAAAGACCAAGAAGTTTTCATTGAAGAATTAGATAAAGAAATTACCCTAAATAGAATTAATGATGATTTTTGGGATTTTGTATATGATAAAAGAATAAAGGATGATAGTCTTACCAAAGAAGAATTTGCTTGGTATGAAGAACGTAAAAGCAATAGAGGGCTTATTAGAGATACTCTATTTGATATTTTAGCAACGAAAAATTATGATGAAATTGAAGGAACTTGGGGAGATACTGTATATGAACCAGAAGGATTTGCTAAAGTTAATTGTACAATTAAAAGTGCATTAGGAGCTTTTGATAATCCTGCAGTATATACAATAGAAGATGTTGAAATCCTTGAAGGTCCAGATATTGAAATTAAAGAGCTTGCATCTCTTACCCACACTTATGCTGGTGAGGTAGTAGATGGTGAGGAAGTAGTTGCAAGAGGAAAAATAGAAAAAGTACTTAAAAATGGCAAATTCGATAAATACAGAATTTTGGTAGGTACTACAAGAGAATCTTTAAACGAATACATAAAATTAAGAGAAAGTCCAGTTTAAACTGG of Methanobrevibacter olleyae contains these proteins:
- a CDS encoding DNA polymerase subunit beta, with the protein product MEKIEKTVRTRDFIISTDRLLFASTNYIHPEDRIISFLRYIPDENGDREKNGIKYSKVGSEEAYDYLRKNHPDYLYFCDVTNVEMMGVPIDKVERIIKPEDRLKGLRETYIPIINEKIDSGEDLDYKEELMSKLIDLSDFFHYVAGIDYNDLGISGSILPGLQKEGTSDLDFVVYGLKNHRNAIKAYKEKKDQEVFIEELDKEITLNRINDDFWDFVYDKRIKDDSLTKEEFAWYEERKSNRGLIRDTLFDILATKNYDEIEGTWGDTVYEPEGFAKVNCTIKSALGAFDNPAVYTIEDVEILEGPDIEIKELASLTHTYAGEVVDGEEVVARGKIEKVLKNGKFDKYRILVGTTRESLNEYIKLRESPV